CGCAAAGGCACTTGCACCTCTCCATGTAGATGATATTAACTTAACATCCCATTTATTTCTTGACCTACAAAACCAGCTTTTGAGACTAGTTGCATCTCTACCAATCATTGGCTTTCCACCTGCATATAATGCCTGAGAAACAAAGTTAGCACAATCTCCCCCTATACCGGCATAATGCGGATAGTTCGGATTATAATTCAGTGCATATTTCATTGCATAATCAACTGCATTTTTAGGTGAATAAGCATATTTTATTTTAACCTTAGGCTCTGGAATTACACTATCATCATATACACCTATTAAAGCATTTTTATAAAGAGTTTCCATTTCATGATAAGATATATTTTTGTATTTAGGATTATGAAATATATCATCATAAATCTTCTTTTTATCTATCATTCAAATCCTCCTATTAATAATAATAAACATCACTAATATTAAATATTATTACTAATAGTAT
This genomic window from Clostridium cylindrosporum DSM 605 contains:
- a CDS encoding amidase domain-containing protein gives rise to the protein MIDKKKIYDDIFHNPKYKNISYHEMETLYKNALIGVYDDSVIPEPKVKIKYAYSPKNAVDYAMKYALNYNPNYPHYAGIGGDCANFVSQALYAGGKPMIGRDATSLKSWFCRSRNKWDVKLISSTWRGASAFALYWRANANAFKDFGSSYFENLESFREIYNYGVRGDALSLLDSYGKAYHTLIIVDYDNGDLICASHSYDSNNRSLLAAEPEGGVRIYRMS